Proteins from a single region of Bacteroidota bacterium:
- the ispG gene encoding (E)-4-hydroxy-3-methylbut-2-enyl-diphosphate synthase codes for MPVISKISSSQYCNSLFEYSRFKTREVKVGDLGIGGNNPIRIQSMTTTDTMNTIKTVEQSIRMIEAGCELVRITAPSLNEAKNLENIKSELRKRGYNTPICADIHFTPNAAETAARIVEKVRVNPGNYADRKKFEHIEYTDKSYDEELERIRERLTPLVKICKENGTTMRIGTNHGSLSDRILSRYGDTPLGMVESAFEFLRICEENNFHEIILSMKASNTQVMVQAYRLLVHKMMETDRNYPLHLGVTEAGDGEDGRIKSAVGIGTLLEDGLGDTIRVSLTEESEFEIPVAKNLAERYSNRKNHKQIPTGSNLKYNPFEYSRRDTKQVGNIGGHNVPRVIADFSDKQKITPAKLFSIGYNYSVPLDKWNLTDQACDYIYLGDNEIDFEIPGTLGLIYNSQTFAKLKNKTRAYPLFCGTEYLKAKDSSAPLGMTSPELNFVVVDIDALIHNSQFTIHKLDPTVVFVFDTMNEHGMAEQRRMFFELTDSKIPVIIKRNFLNLSEEKFQLYSSTDFGGLFLDGFGDGIWIKQKNCVSPQIINSTAFGILQATRTRISKTEYISCPSCGRTLFDLQETTGKIRARTSHLKGVKIGIMGCIVNGPGEMADADYGYVGTGVGKITLYKGKEVVKRNISAETAVDELITLIKEGGDWVEKEN; via the coding sequence GTGCCTGTCATTTCAAAAATATCTTCTTCGCAATACTGCAATTCTCTTTTTGAATATTCCCGCTTCAAAACGCGCGAAGTGAAAGTTGGGGATTTAGGAATTGGCGGAAACAATCCCATCCGCATTCAGTCCATGACCACGACCGATACGATGAATACAATTAAAACCGTTGAGCAATCCATCCGCATGATTGAAGCAGGATGTGAACTCGTGAGAATCACCGCGCCAAGTCTGAACGAAGCAAAGAATTTGGAGAACATAAAAAGTGAATTGCGCAAGCGCGGATATAACACTCCGATTTGCGCTGATATACATTTTACTCCCAATGCAGCGGAAACCGCAGCAAGAATTGTAGAAAAAGTTAGAGTGAATCCCGGAAACTATGCCGACCGAAAAAAATTTGAACATATTGAATACACTGATAAAAGTTACGATGAAGAACTGGAAAGAATCCGCGAGCGACTTACTCCTCTTGTAAAAATCTGCAAAGAGAACGGAACAACTATGAGAATCGGAACCAATCACGGTTCGCTCAGCGATAGGATTCTCAGCCGCTACGGTGATACTCCGCTTGGAATGGTGGAAAGCGCTTTCGAATTCCTGCGCATCTGCGAAGAAAATAATTTTCATGAAATTATTCTTTCAATGAAAGCCAGCAACACGCAGGTGATGGTGCAAGCATATCGTTTGCTTGTGCATAAAATGATGGAGACAGACAGAAATTATCCTTTGCATTTAGGAGTGACAGAAGCCGGAGATGGAGAAGACGGAAGAATAAAATCTGCCGTAGGAATCGGAACGCTTTTGGAAGATGGACTCGGTGATACCATTCGCGTTTCGCTTACAGAAGAATCCGAATTTGAAATTCCTGTTGCGAAAAATTTAGCAGAGCGATATTCAAATAGAAAAAATCATAAACAAATTCCAACTGGCTCAAATCTCAAATATAATCCATTTGAATATTCAAGAAGAGACACTAAACAAGTCGGTAATATTGGTGGACATAATGTTCCGAGAGTGATTGCTGATTTTTCAGACAAGCAAAAGATTACTCCCGCGAAATTATTTTCTATAGGGTATAATTATTCTGTCCCGCTGGATAAATGGAATTTGACTGACCAGGCGTGCGATTATATTTATCTGGGAGATAATGAAATTGATTTTGAAATTCCGGGAACGCTGGGGTTAATTTATAATTCTCAAACTTTTGCGAAACTGAAAAATAAAACCCGCGCTTATCCTCTTTTCTGCGGGACTGAATATTTAAAAGCAAAAGATTCCTCGGCTCCGCTCGGAATGACAAGCCCAGAATTAAATTTTGTGGTGGTTGATATTGATGCATTAATTCACAATTCACAATTCACAATTCACAAGTTAGACCCAACTGTAGTTTTCGTGTTTGATACTATGAATGAACACGGAATGGCTGAACAGCGCAGAATGTTTTTTGAATTAACGGATTCTAAAATTCCTGTCATCATAAAAAGAAATTTTTTGAATCTTTCCGAAGAAAAATTTCAGTTGTATTCTTCCACAGATTTCGGAGGATTGTTTTTGGATGGCTTCGGAGATGGAATCTGGATCAAACAAAAAAATTGTGTGTCTCCTCAAATTATTAACTCAACTGCATTTGGAATTCTTCAGGCGACCCGCACACGGATTTCAAAGACGGAATATATTTCCTGTCCATCCTGCGGAAGAACATTGTTTGATTTACAGGAGACCACAGGAAAAATCCGAGCGCGAACTTCTCATCTCAAAGGAGTGAAAATAGGAATCATGGGTTGCATTGTAAATGGTCCCGGTGAAATGGCGGATGCGGATTACGGCTATGTGGGAACGGGCGTTGGAAAAATCACACTCTATAAAGGAAAAGAAGTGGTGAAAAGAAATATCTCTGCTGAGACGGCAGTGGATGAGCTCATCACGCTCATTAAAGAAGGCGGTGACTGGGTAGAAAAAGAAAATTAA
- a CDS encoding T9SS type A sorting domain-containing protein, which yields MKAKQLPAVFILFFFLGKINAQTSDTCRMKLGMNLFSIRTAQFNFDYQQPFANIIKGCDTFYTQSSTGAATTTNTNQLSLFSFDADGYPLQAPMSGISVCAQMLQGVSGNYPSGNYYVWFSGNGTLRFGGDASGADVTSGNGSQYVTVSTPTNNGIIMKIVFSDVSNPVRDIKVMMPNDSVSDTFNLAFINKITPFTALRFMEWNNMNTNTEVQWQNRRLPSYYTQGASGGSLNTIGIAWEYAIALCNQQQKDCWLSIPTQADTNYIIQLATLFRDNLNPNLKIYLEYSNECWNQLLSPTNYNWIDDPNNSSSTLTNHSQKTAFHFKKTFDLWKNVFGSAMAARVVRLCSGNDLNQGVSQMTTMMNYLLNNGSGADAISVAPYISPKAADYTRWNANCTTLSTEPTTILIDTLINLGRTRMNESMAWQWKFDTIAQNRNTSLVFYEGGPNIAASTVTCTAIRTAITAMQSDVRIYNLYNEWLDSVRTLSKATLFNHFVLAGSGVMGALTNIYQTTSQKYSVLTDYINFQNSNCSVTGFAENYPEENSFVYPNPSNGNFFIELQNNVSGKIKMEMFNTLGEKVYSEEKNALNQKIIFVENVNLQDGIYFLKITYGNKIHGQKIIITN from the coding sequence ATGAAAGCGAAACAACTCCCGGCAGTTTTTATTTTATTTTTCTTTCTGGGAAAAATAAATGCGCAAACATCCGATACCTGCCGCATGAAACTCGGCATGAATTTGTTCAGCATCCGCACTGCCCAGTTTAATTTTGATTACCAGCAGCCGTTTGCGAATATTATTAAGGGATGTGATACATTTTACACGCAATCATCCACAGGTGCCGCCACAACTACAAATACCAATCAGTTGTCTTTATTTTCTTTTGATGCTGACGGTTATCCGCTGCAGGCGCCCATGTCTGGAATTTCGGTTTGCGCGCAAATGCTGCAGGGCGTCAGCGGAAATTATCCTTCGGGAAATTATTATGTATGGTTCAGCGGAAACGGAACGCTGCGGTTTGGCGGAGATGCTTCGGGCGCGGATGTTACTTCCGGTAACGGTTCGCAGTATGTTACCGTCAGCACCCCAACCAACAACGGCATCATCATGAAAATTGTTTTTTCAGATGTAAGCAATCCTGTGCGGGATATAAAAGTAATGATGCCGAATGATTCCGTATCAGATACTTTTAATCTGGCGTTCATAAATAAAATAACTCCGTTCACCGCGCTGCGGTTTATGGAATGGAATAACATGAACACCAATACCGAAGTGCAATGGCAGAACAGGAGATTGCCTTCGTATTACACGCAGGGCGCATCAGGCGGAAGTTTAAATACCATCGGTATTGCATGGGAATATGCCATCGCGCTTTGCAATCAACAACAAAAAGATTGCTGGCTCAGCATTCCCACGCAGGCGGATACAAATTATATTATTCAACTGGCAACTTTATTCCGCGACAACTTAAATCCCAATCTGAAAATTTATCTGGAGTATTCAAATGAATGCTGGAATCAATTGTTGTCACCGACAAATTATAATTGGATTGACGACCCGAATAATTCTTCTTCTACCCTTACAAATCATTCTCAGAAAACAGCATTTCATTTCAAAAAAACTTTTGACCTCTGGAAAAATGTATTCGGCTCTGCAATGGCTGCGCGCGTGGTGCGTTTGTGCTCGGGCAACGACCTGAATCAGGGCGTTTCGCAAATGACAACCATGATGAACTATCTTCTTAACAACGGCAGTGGCGCTGATGCAATTTCTGTCGCACCTTACATATCGCCTAAGGCGGCCGACTATACCAGATGGAACGCTAACTGCACCACTTTATCAACCGAGCCAACAACAATTTTAATTGACACATTAATTAATCTCGGAAGAACGCGCATGAACGAGAGCATGGCATGGCAATGGAAATTTGATACCATCGCGCAAAACCGAAACACCTCATTGGTTTTTTACGAAGGCGGTCCGAATATTGCCGCCTCAACAGTAACATGCACTGCTATTAGAACAGCAATAACCGCTATGCAAAGCGATGTGAGAATTTATAATTTGTATAACGAGTGGCTCGATTCAGTGCGCACTTTATCCAAAGCAACGCTGTTCAATCATTTTGTCCTTGCGGGTTCAGGCGTGATGGGCGCTTTGACGAATATTTATCAAACTACTTCGCAAAAATACAGCGTGCTGACGGATTATATCAATTTTCAAAATTCAAATTGTTCTGTAACCGGATTTGCAGAAAATTATCCGGAAGAAAATTCCTTTGTTTACCCGAATCCTTCCAATGGGAATTTTTTCATTGAATTGCAAAATAATGTTTCAGGGAAAATAAAAATGGAAATGTTTAACACGCTCGGGGAGAAAGTTTATTCCGAAGAAAAAAATGCCTTGAATCAGAAAATAATTTTTGTTGAAAATGTGAATTTGCAAGATGGGATTTATTTTCTGAAAATCACCTATGGAAATAAAATCCATGGACAGAAAATTATTATAACAAATTAA